GTCGGCAGTGCACCTGGGAAGGAAGGCAAGATTTTACCGGAAGTTCAACCCTTCGGAGGCCAGGTCTTCGCTCCTCTGATCCTCAACGACCACCACCGGACAGGGCGCACCGGCCACCCTCTCCGTGGCATGGTTGCGGCTGACCAGCGGGAGAAACCGCCCGAACAGGTCTGCCGGAAGCACCACTAGGTCGACATTACGTTGGGCCGCCGCCTCCAGGACCTGGGTGGCAAGATGGCCGTAAGCACTGCACAGGCCGATCTCGGGGCAACGTTGCCGCAGGTGCCAGAGCAAGCAGAGGAGCGAAAGCCGCCTTTGGTCCGGGTCCTCCGGAGAACTGCTCGTCTGGCCTCCGGCCAGGGACCGTAAATCACCTCCGTGCATAAGGGTGAGCCGTGGGTTGAA
This region of Verrucomicrobiota bacterium genomic DNA includes:
- a CDS encoding universal stress protein; its protein translation is MQPASSPNVIDRLLRVSRSQPLASGSISKLNHLLLVADLHPTSQGAIELAVELTEQFNPRLTLMHGGDLRSLAGGQTSSSPEDPDQRRLSLLCLLWHLRQRCPEIGLCSAYGHLATQVLEAAAQRNVDLVVLPADLFGRFLPLVSRNHATERVAGAPCPVVVVEDQRSEDLASEGLNFR